A genomic region of Glycine max cultivar Williams 82 chromosome 15, Glycine_max_v4.0, whole genome shotgun sequence contains the following coding sequences:
- the LOC100789064 gene encoding kunitz type trypsin inhibitor 104: MSMKLYASLTFVVWLFMATSSLAQYVLDTNRERVDSDDEYYIRPAITDNGGRFTLINRNRSCPLYVGLENTDTPLGYPVKFTPFSRNNNDDDDDDIRVNRDLRVAFDEVSTTCVQSTEWRVGENDTRSGRRLIITGRDETTGSYGNYFRIVETENVGIYNIQWCPTEVCPTCRFICGTGGILRENGRILFALDGTPLPVMFQKKDD, translated from the coding sequence ATGTCAATGAAGTTGTACGCTTCCCTTACCTTTGTGGTGTGGCTTTTCATGGCCACATCGTCCCTAGCCCAATACGTTCTCGACACAAACCGCGAACGCGTCGACAGCGATGATGAGTACTACATCCGGCCAGCCATAACGGACAACGGAGGGCGTTTCACATTGATCAACAGAAACAGGTCGTGTCCTTTGTACGTTGGTCTCGAAAACACCGACACGCCACTAGGCTATCCTGTGAAATTCACCCCTTTTTCCCGCAACAACAACGATGATGACGACGACGACATAAGGGTGAATAGGGACCTCAGAGTGGCGTTCGATGAAGTTTCCACAACGTGTGTGCAATCCACAGAATGGAGAGTGGGTGAGAACGACACGAGGAGTGGAAGGAGGCTTATTATCACTGGCCGAGACGAAACCACGGGATCATACGGTAActattttagaattgtggaaacaGAAAATGTTGGTATCTATAACATTCAGTGGTGCCCTACCGAAGTGTGCCCCACTTGTAGATTCATTTGTGGCACTGGTGGTATTCTGAGGGAGAATGGAAGGATTTTGTTTGCCTTGGATGGTACTCCTCTCCCAGTTATGTTCCAGAAAAAAGATGATTGA